The Brevibacillus brevis genome contains a region encoding:
- a CDS encoding cytochrome d ubiquinol oxidase subunit II has product MTDTIIAITLLWIFVVIYSVAASFDFGAGFWSMIYLNREKTKATQIANRYLSPSWEVVNVFIVLIVVALVTFFPGATYTLGSLLLVPGCLVLLLMLIRSTFMVFSHLIYKYDKMLSIVSGVTGILVPALLISVLPVTQGGLSRMINGVEYLDWGLFLTSPHVYSYIGLAVSSTLFLSSLLLADYSYVAGEKQAFAIYRRDAVILGPITLLAALVTVLTMQMEAMWLYDRILDYLPWLIASAVCFFISYIALLLPQDRRYFGIHLPRIAVIVATTQYLLASYAYGAARLPYIVYPHVTIESSFTHPDTFHALFICYLVGFAILVPGFIYFWRLFMKDEQYVRQK; this is encoded by the coding sequence ATGACCGACACGATTATTGCCATTACGCTGCTCTGGATTTTCGTCGTCATCTATTCCGTCGCGGCCTCCTTTGACTTCGGTGCAGGTTTTTGGTCGATGATCTATTTGAATCGGGAAAAAACCAAGGCCACCCAAATCGCCAATCGCTACCTCTCGCCCTCCTGGGAGGTCGTGAATGTCTTTATCGTGTTAATTGTTGTCGCGCTCGTTACCTTTTTCCCTGGCGCGACCTACACTCTGGGGAGTCTGCTGCTGGTTCCCGGATGTCTGGTCTTGTTATTGATGCTGATTCGCAGTACGTTTATGGTGTTTTCGCATCTGATTTACAAGTATGACAAGATGCTCAGCATCGTCTCCGGCGTTACCGGGATATTGGTGCCGGCTCTGTTAATCAGCGTGCTTCCTGTGACGCAAGGCGGGTTGTCTCGGATGATCAATGGCGTGGAGTATCTCGATTGGGGACTGTTTTTGACTAGCCCACACGTCTATTCATACATTGGTCTTGCCGTCAGCAGCACGCTCTTCCTCTCTTCGCTGCTTCTCGCAGACTACTCCTACGTCGCAGGTGAAAAGCAAGCCTTCGCCATCTACCGCCGGGATGCGGTGATTCTGGGTCCGATTACGTTGCTGGCGGCATTGGTTACCGTGCTCACGATGCAAATGGAAGCTATGTGGCTGTACGACCGCATTCTCGACTATTTGCCGTGGCTTATTGCATCGGCGGTTTGCTTTTTCATTAGCTATATCGCTCTCTTGCTGCCCCAAGACCGTCGATATTTCGGCATCCATCTTCCGCGAATCGCGGTCATTGTCGCCACAACGCAATACCTGCTCGCCAGCTATGCGTACGGTGCGGCACGACTCCCCTACATCGTCTATCCCCACGTGACGATTGAGTCCAGCTTTACACATCCGGATACGTTCCACGCTCTGTTCATTTGTTATTTGGTCGGCTTTGCGATTCTCGTGCCCGGTTTTATTTATTTTTGGCGTCTGTTCATGAAGGACGAGCAGTATGTACGGCAAAAATAG
- a CDS encoding DoxX family protein, with protein sequence MLDTGLLLIRLVIGLTFAGHGAQKLFGWFGGYGLKGTGGWLESIGVKPGVAMAFVAGLSELVGGLMFAAGVGIWPSAILLAFTMLVAILKVHGQNGYWVTQNGFEYNLTLIAVVIGVALIGPGAYVLF encoded by the coding sequence GTGTTGGATACTGGATTATTGTTGATTCGTTTGGTCATCGGTTTGACGTTTGCAGGTCATGGTGCGCAGAAGCTGTTTGGCTGGTTTGGCGGTTATGGTTTGAAAGGAACCGGCGGCTGGCTGGAGTCTATCGGAGTGAAACCTGGCGTAGCGATGGCCTTTGTCGCTGGATTGTCTGAGCTCGTTGGCGGTCTTATGTTTGCAGCAGGCGTAGGTATCTGGCCAAGTGCTATTTTGCTCGCTTTCACAATGCTGGTTGCCATTCTGAAGGTACACGGTCAAAATGGATATTGGGTCACACAAAACGGATTCGAATACAACCTGACATTAATCGCAGTTGTTATTGGTGTGGCGTTGATCGGTCCAGGCGCATACGTTTTGTTTTAA
- a CDS encoding carbohydrate kinase, whose protein sequence is MEKDMQILHHIRQNPFITQQELADLIGISRSAVAGYIAQLTKRGEIKGRAYVLRDEGMIACIGGANLDRKARGKQQVRLHSSNPVTIMESCGGVARNIAENLGRLGCNTSLITSIGEDKEGEWLLQETKKHGVHISQVWRLPTQRTGTYTALLDIDGEMVVSLANMDIYDALTPEMFAEKWSHIAAAHVVFIDTNIPADCLAYIIERCREENILLFVDPVSSIKAKKLPQQLDGVEAILPNREEAELMAGMKITTIEECAEACRKIRERGVKHVIVTLGEEGIYYQSEDVEEHMSPYPTQVVDVTGAGDAFASGLLYGIVNGESFQRACRLGLAASALTLQTEQSVSPLLKAEQLELAVEQFEKER, encoded by the coding sequence GTGGAAAAAGACATGCAGATCCTTCATCATATCCGGCAAAATCCTTTTATCACGCAACAGGAGCTGGCTGATCTGATTGGCATCTCACGTTCAGCGGTAGCTGGCTACATCGCACAGTTGACCAAACGCGGGGAAATCAAAGGACGGGCTTATGTACTTCGTGATGAAGGAATGATTGCTTGTATTGGTGGGGCAAACCTAGACCGCAAAGCACGTGGCAAGCAACAGGTGCGTCTACACTCATCCAATCCCGTAACGATTATGGAATCGTGTGGAGGGGTGGCACGGAATATCGCGGAGAACCTCGGTCGTCTTGGCTGCAATACGTCCCTCATCACCAGCATTGGTGAGGACAAGGAAGGCGAATGGCTCTTACAGGAGACGAAAAAACACGGGGTGCACATCAGCCAAGTGTGGCGACTGCCTACACAGCGGACGGGAACGTATACGGCGCTTCTCGATATCGATGGCGAGATGGTTGTTTCCTTGGCGAACATGGATATTTACGATGCGCTTACACCGGAGATGTTCGCGGAAAAATGGTCGCACATTGCAGCAGCCCACGTGGTTTTCATCGATACAAACATTCCGGCGGACTGCTTGGCCTACATCATCGAACGATGCCGGGAGGAAAACATCCTGCTCTTCGTTGACCCGGTCTCTTCCATTAAAGCAAAGAAGCTCCCACAGCAATTGGACGGAGTAGAAGCGATTTTGCCGAATCGCGAAGAAGCCGAGCTGATGGCTGGCATGAAGATCACGACGATCGAAGAATGCGCCGAGGCTTGCCGCAAGATCAGGGAACGAGGCGTCAAGCACGTCATCGTGACCTTGGGTGAAGAAGGCATTTACTATCAATCCGAGGACGTCGAGGAGCATATGTCTCCGTATCCAACGCAAGTAGTAGATGTAACAGGTGCAGGAGATGCGTTCGCGTCGGGACTCTTGTATGGCATTGTAAACGGAGAGTCTTTCCAGAGAGCGTGCCGCCTTGGATTGGCAGCATCCGCTCTGACATTGCAAACAGAGCAGTCCGTATCTCCTCTATTAAAAGCAGAACAATTGGAACTGGCCGTAGAACAATTCGAAAAGGAGCGATAA
- a CDS encoding acetyl-CoA hydrolase/transferase family protein: MWERLRDKRLADKIVTAEVAAGWIEDGMTIGLSGFTRAGDAKVVPLALAELAKQENKPFGVNVYTGASLGSDVDAVMAEAGIINKRLPFQADPVMRKKINDGSMMFVDQHLSHTAEAIRQGAIDPIDYAIVEAVAITEEGMIIPATSVGNSNIFVENAKHVIIELNMAQSVELEGIHDIYTPAKQGEREPIPLTSVDQRMGTAGIPVDPDKVKGIVLTNQLDSPSTIVEPDEETAQIAAHLIEFLRQEVKEGRLPNNLAPLQSGIGSVANAVFNGFLDSEFTDLTVFSEVLQDAVFDLLDAGKISFASGCSITLTADKMKHVTENFAQYRDKLLLRPQEITNHPELIRRLGLIAINTAIEADIYGNVNSTNVSGTRMMNGIGGSGDFARNARLGIFVTKSIAKGGNISSIVPFASHVDHTEHDVDIIVTEQGLADLRGLAPRQRAIKIIENCAHPMYRDQLMAYYEEALTRGGHTPHVLEKAFSWHVRYAQEGTMLEKKPALV, from the coding sequence ATGTGGGAGCGCTTACGCGATAAACGACTGGCAGATAAAATCGTGACAGCTGAGGTAGCAGCAGGATGGATTGAGGATGGCATGACGATCGGGTTAAGTGGTTTCACGCGTGCTGGTGATGCCAAGGTCGTGCCGCTCGCATTGGCTGAGCTGGCGAAACAAGAGAACAAGCCTTTTGGCGTAAACGTATATACAGGAGCTTCACTCGGCTCCGATGTAGATGCCGTGATGGCGGAAGCGGGGATCATCAACAAGCGATTGCCTTTTCAAGCAGATCCGGTCATGCGCAAAAAAATCAACGATGGCAGCATGATGTTCGTTGATCAGCATCTGTCGCATACAGCAGAAGCCATCCGTCAGGGAGCGATAGACCCGATCGATTACGCAATTGTGGAAGCGGTTGCAATTACAGAAGAGGGCATGATCATTCCGGCTACGTCCGTGGGGAACTCCAATATTTTTGTGGAAAATGCCAAGCATGTCATCATTGAGCTGAACATGGCTCAATCGGTGGAGTTGGAAGGCATTCATGATATTTATACACCAGCGAAACAGGGAGAGCGTGAACCGATTCCGCTCACGTCCGTGGATCAGCGAATGGGCACAGCAGGGATTCCCGTCGACCCGGATAAAGTAAAAGGGATTGTCCTGACGAATCAGTTGGATTCTCCCTCGACGATTGTGGAGCCGGACGAAGAAACGGCGCAGATTGCGGCACATCTGATCGAGTTTTTGCGTCAGGAGGTAAAAGAGGGACGCTTGCCGAACAATCTCGCGCCATTGCAATCGGGAATCGGTTCGGTAGCGAATGCGGTTTTCAACGGGTTTTTGGATTCGGAGTTCACGGATCTGACTGTCTTCTCGGAAGTGTTGCAGGATGCGGTGTTTGATTTGCTTGATGCAGGTAAAATTTCGTTTGCCTCAGGCTGTTCGATTACGCTGACGGCTGACAAGATGAAGCATGTCACCGAAAATTTCGCTCAATACCGTGACAAGCTGCTATTGCGTCCGCAAGAAATCACGAATCATCCGGAACTGATTCGCCGCCTTGGTCTGATTGCGATCAATACCGCGATTGAAGCGGACATCTATGGCAACGTCAACTCGACCAATGTATCGGGTACGCGAATGATGAACGGCATCGGCGGCTCTGGTGATTTTGCTCGCAACGCACGTCTGGGCATCTTCGTAACCAAGTCGATTGCCAAAGGCGGAAATATTTCGAGCATCGTTCCGTTTGCCTCCCATGTGGATCATACCGAGCACGATGTAGATATTATCGTGACTGAGCAAGGCTTGGCTGATCTGAGAGGCTTGGCTCCGCGTCAAAGAGCCATCAAAATTATCGAGAATTGTGCGCATCCGATGTACCGCGATCAATTGATGGCGTACTACGAGGAAGCACTCACACGCGGCGGGCACACCCCGCATGTACTGGAAAAAGCATTCTCGTGGCACGTACGTTACGCGCAGGAAGGCACGATGCTGGAGAAAAAGCCAGCGTTGGTTTAG
- a CDS encoding VanZ family protein, translated as METKSRKILLVGTICYTILILFFMFFAFNRLEGATSLEGYTFILVPEGVPLKFPELTFMWLFSFGNVAAFIPFGILFPLLYRVRFGKFISLFVLAILVLETLQALTYLGSFDIDDVISNTLGAAIGYVAYRVGFSSNISYKKLMASALSIVVLIIGVMVVSEIIKKREGPIQSLTVMKEVTGTTPMTENLPSFTVAGERIEPKMNVYSSEGESTKTYNYILGNQKNVWIYFYFGIPDNGDSKGEAKIIVDGQEISQLNEQSYQGAEALRELPFNEVNEITIIVSGNAKLWDVGIRGMQHWWK; from the coding sequence ATGGAAACGAAATCACGGAAAATCCTCTTAGTTGGCACCATATGCTATACGATTTTAATTTTATTTTTTATGTTCTTTGCGTTTAACAGGCTCGAAGGTGCAACCAGTTTAGAAGGGTACACCTTTATCCTTGTCCCAGAAGGAGTACCACTTAAATTTCCAGAACTAACTTTTATGTGGCTTTTTTCTTTTGGAAACGTTGCTGCTTTTATCCCTTTTGGAATACTATTTCCCCTGTTGTATCGTGTACGATTTGGGAAGTTCATATCCTTGTTTGTCTTAGCGATTCTCGTTCTAGAAACTCTTCAGGCTTTAACATATCTTGGTAGCTTTGATATAGATGATGTTATATCCAATACATTAGGTGCAGCGATTGGCTATGTTGCCTATCGAGTTGGATTTTCTTCAAACATTTCTTATAAAAAGCTCATGGCTTCTGCTCTATCTATTGTTGTCCTTATAATTGGAGTCATGGTGGTCTCTGAAATCATCAAAAAAAGAGAAGGCCCTATTCAATCATTAACGGTTATGAAAGAAGTGACAGGAACGACACCTATGACTGAGAACCTCCCAAGCTTCACGGTAGCAGGTGAGCGAATAGAGCCCAAAATGAACGTGTATAGCAGTGAAGGGGAATCAACCAAAACATACAACTATATTCTGGGGAACCAAAAAAATGTCTGGATCTATTTCTATTTCGGCATTCCCGACAATGGAGACTCTAAGGGTGAAGCCAAAATCATCGTAGATGGACAAGAAATATCTCAGTTAAACGAACAATCTTATCAAGGGGCAGAGGCTTTAAGAGAGTTGCCTTTTAACGAGGTAAACGAAATTACCATTATCGTATCCGGAAACGCTAAGCTGTGGGACGTTGGAATCCGTGGAATGCAACATTGGTGGAAATGA
- a CDS encoding pseudouridine-5'-phosphate glycosidase — protein sequence MKQYLTFTEEVRHALENNLPVVALETTIISHGMPYPQNIEMAKEVEQIIRDNGAVPATIGIMDGKIKIGLTDSELEEFATNKNVAKVSRRDFAYILASGKIGATTVAATMIAAEMAGIHMFATGGIGGVHREGEITWDVSADLTELAQTDVAVVCAGAKSILDIGRTLEYLETQGVPVVGYRTDEFPSFFARESGFGVDMRIDTPEEVGKMMNTKWDLGLKGGMIIANPVPESDALNHQEIEAVIQKALAEAKENNIAGKQVTPFMLDKVKKLTEGKSLATNIALVKHNAEVAAKIAVAYQKEANQGK from the coding sequence ATGAAACAATATTTGACCTTTACTGAGGAAGTACGCCACGCACTGGAGAACAACCTGCCGGTAGTTGCGCTGGAGACGACGATTATTTCGCACGGTATGCCATACCCGCAAAACATTGAAATGGCAAAAGAAGTAGAGCAAATCATTCGCGACAACGGTGCTGTACCAGCTACGATCGGGATCATGGACGGCAAAATCAAAATCGGCTTGACTGACAGCGAGCTGGAAGAGTTTGCGACGAATAAAAATGTAGCAAAAGTAAGCCGTCGCGACTTCGCTTACATTTTGGCTAGCGGTAAAATCGGTGCGACTACAGTAGCCGCTACCATGATCGCAGCTGAGATGGCTGGCATCCACATGTTTGCAACTGGCGGTATCGGCGGGGTACACCGTGAAGGCGAAATCACTTGGGACGTATCTGCTGACCTGACTGAGCTGGCGCAAACAGATGTCGCTGTAGTATGCGCAGGCGCGAAATCGATCCTCGATATCGGCCGCACACTCGAATATTTGGAAACGCAAGGTGTACCAGTTGTAGGCTACCGCACGGATGAATTCCCATCCTTCTTCGCTCGCGAAAGCGGATTTGGCGTAGACATGCGCATCGATACACCAGAAGAAGTCGGTAAGATGATGAACACCAAATGGGATCTCGGCCTCAAAGGCGGTATGATTATCGCGAACCCAGTACCAGAATCCGATGCACTGAACCACCAGGAAATCGAGGCTGTGATCCAAAAAGCACTCGCAGAAGCAAAAGAAAACAACATTGCAGGTAAACAGGTAACGCCATTCATGCTCGATAAAGTGAAAAAGCTGACAGAAGGCAAGAGCTTGGCAACGAACATCGCGCTGGTGAAACACAATGCTGAAGTAGCTGCAAAAATCGCGGTGGCTTATCAGAAAGAAGCGAATCAAGGTAAATAA
- a CDS encoding LytTR family DNA-binding domain-containing protein, which yields MEDRLVPEVLQMIGEVVPDGVSIAISDGSQYLYYQPSSNIDLKIAPGDLVPIGSATHQALMEMGKVGHQVESRIFGVPYYGLSLPLVRNGQVMGCITAIYPPQSVPLTNPEPRLSFLVGKGEDGWLPIPLTEIVYISSHEGKTLLHTASGSYMNKYNMAELEYILPQERFVRCHRSYFVNMESIGFIHPHFHSTFLLEMKDKQKTRVPVSQSYASSFRQLLGF from the coding sequence ATGGAGGACAGATTGGTTCCAGAGGTGCTGCAAATGATTGGGGAAGTCGTGCCAGACGGGGTATCGATTGCAATCTCAGACGGCTCACAATACTTGTACTATCAGCCGAGTTCCAATATTGATTTGAAAATTGCGCCAGGGGATCTCGTTCCCATTGGCTCGGCTACACATCAAGCGCTCATGGAAATGGGAAAAGTGGGGCATCAGGTGGAGAGTCGTATTTTTGGCGTGCCGTACTACGGACTCTCGCTTCCATTAGTCCGAAATGGTCAGGTCATGGGCTGTATTACCGCCATCTATCCACCTCAAAGCGTTCCGCTCACCAATCCGGAGCCGCGTCTATCGTTTTTGGTCGGAAAAGGGGAGGACGGCTGGCTGCCTATTCCATTAACGGAGATCGTCTATATCAGCTCTCATGAAGGCAAAACGCTTCTGCATACGGCTAGTGGATCATATATGAACAAATACAACATGGCGGAACTCGAGTACATACTTCCACAAGAGCGATTTGTGCGCTGTCATCGGTCGTATTTCGTCAATATGGAATCGATCGGCTTTATTCACCCGCATTTTCATTCGACGTTTTTATTGGAGATGAAGGACAAGCAAAAGACAAGGGTTCCTGTAAGTCAGTCGTACGCCAGCTCGTTTCGGCAATTGCTCGGCTTCTGA
- a CDS encoding pirin family protein translates to MEIRVYTQNEQAKGHFGDGEIVENKPIGFPHEGSVVKRVGPLFYWAWAKSLKTFEIPLHPHSGFEILSYVLTGTVGHRDTLGNLQEVSTGGAQIMQTGSGAYHAEELGKDTEMFQIWFEPHLAQTTKQPPTYHQYDHEEFPSEDVDGVQVKHIIGSSGPIQLVTDSLMSDITIPAGKSYAKELPAGYAHAVVIVEGNGSVAEKTTISENHTPATKGDFVVLSSEGNSTAIYQASTNAPLRLVLIQVPTEVDYPLYRK, encoded by the coding sequence ATGGAAATCCGCGTCTACACACAGAACGAGCAAGCAAAAGGACATTTTGGCGACGGTGAAATCGTAGAGAATAAACCAATTGGCTTCCCTCATGAAGGCTCCGTTGTCAAACGGGTAGGACCACTTTTTTACTGGGCATGGGCAAAATCACTGAAGACGTTTGAAATTCCGCTGCATCCTCACTCCGGCTTTGAAATTTTGTCTTATGTCCTCACAGGAACAGTCGGACATCGGGACACGCTCGGAAATCTTCAAGAGGTGTCGACAGGCGGCGCACAGATCATGCAAACGGGTTCAGGCGCGTACCATGCAGAAGAGCTTGGCAAGGATACGGAAATGTTTCAAATCTGGTTTGAACCGCATCTCGCACAAACGACGAAGCAACCTCCGACTTACCATCAGTATGATCATGAGGAGTTTCCGTCTGAGGATGTAGATGGTGTACAAGTAAAACACATCATCGGATCGTCTGGGCCGATTCAGTTGGTCACGGATTCCTTGATGAGCGACATCACGATTCCCGCTGGAAAGTCGTATGCAAAAGAACTCCCGGCTGGTTATGCTCACGCAGTCGTCATCGTGGAAGGGAACGGAAGCGTTGCAGAGAAAACAACGATCAGCGAGAACCACACCCCGGCAACCAAAGGTGACTTTGTTGTTCTCTCCTCCGAGGGAAACAGCACAGCCATCTACCAAGCATCAACGAATGCTCCGCTCCGACTGGTGTTGATTCAAGTACCAACTGAGGTTGATTATCCGCTCTATCGTAAATAA
- a CDS encoding cytochrome ubiquinol oxidase subunit I, producing the protein MTRAIFGTTMAFHIIFATLGVGLPLMILLVELLFWRTRDRDYEIMAKRWTKAQAILLGVAIPSGTIAGVQLSLLWPGFMEIVGRVISLPFQIEIFAFFVEALFMSIYVYAAHRLSRNMRLLSLFMVLLGATASAILITNVHAFEGTPTGFRMVDGQIVDVDPWKAFFNPSFIVTAGHVTVSAYMTGAFIVAGVAAWKMLRAEKGSRVYLYHQKALLAGLIVGGTFSLLTALNGHESAQLLHKYQPEKLAAAEGLFETQAYAPLAIGGFTDPETKEVKYAIEIPWALSFLAANRFDEVVVGLDDFPQELWPPLYVHTLFNGMVIIGSLLIFVGFIGFAWKKLLKRSQFPRWVLWVFVASGPLALLGIEFGWIFACTGRQPWVVYRVMKTVDAATQAAGISTLFWIFLSVYLFFAIVTLLVFRSYFGRHPLELDPPEQPKVDGGTA; encoded by the coding sequence ATGACTCGAGCCATATTCGGGACGACTATGGCCTTTCACATTATTTTTGCGACCTTGGGCGTGGGTCTCCCGCTCATGATCTTGCTGGTGGAGCTCCTCTTTTGGCGGACGCGTGACCGCGATTACGAGATTATGGCCAAACGCTGGACAAAGGCCCAGGCGATCTTGCTCGGTGTCGCGATCCCCTCTGGAACGATTGCTGGGGTCCAGCTCTCCCTGTTATGGCCAGGGTTCATGGAGATTGTCGGCAGGGTGATCTCGCTTCCTTTTCAGATCGAAATATTCGCTTTCTTCGTGGAAGCCTTATTTATGTCCATCTACGTCTACGCGGCTCACCGCCTATCCCGCAACATGCGTTTGTTGAGTTTGTTCATGGTTTTGCTTGGTGCGACAGCCTCTGCGATCCTGATTACGAATGTCCACGCCTTTGAAGGCACGCCCACTGGCTTCCGGATGGTCGATGGGCAGATTGTCGACGTGGACCCGTGGAAAGCCTTTTTCAATCCCAGCTTTATCGTGACGGCAGGGCATGTAACTGTTTCTGCTTATATGACGGGGGCATTCATCGTCGCTGGAGTGGCAGCGTGGAAAATGCTGCGCGCGGAAAAAGGCAGCCGCGTTTATTTGTATCATCAAAAAGCACTCTTGGCCGGCTTGATCGTAGGTGGCACCTTTTCCCTTTTAACCGCTTTGAACGGTCATGAATCTGCACAGCTTTTGCATAAATACCAGCCGGAAAAGCTGGCAGCTGCGGAAGGACTGTTTGAAACACAAGCATACGCCCCGCTCGCGATTGGCGGCTTTACCGATCCCGAGACGAAAGAAGTCAAATACGCGATCGAGATTCCATGGGCGCTCAGCTTCCTTGCAGCCAATCGCTTTGACGAGGTCGTGGTCGGTCTGGACGACTTTCCACAGGAGCTGTGGCCTCCACTCTACGTCCATACGCTGTTTAACGGAATGGTCATTATCGGCAGCTTGTTAATCTTCGTTGGTTTCATCGGCTTCGCTTGGAAGAAGCTCCTAAAACGCTCTCAGTTTCCCCGTTGGGTGCTCTGGGTATTTGTCGCGAGTGGACCGCTCGCCTTGCTAGGCATCGAATTCGGCTGGATTTTTGCCTGCACAGGACGCCAGCCATGGGTGGTTTATCGTGTGATGAAAACAGTAGATGCCGCTACCCAAGCAGCAGGCATCTCTACCCTGTTCTGGATTTTCCTCTCGGTGTACCTATTTTTCGCGATCGTCACCCTGCTCGTATTCCGCAGCTATTTTGGCCGCCACCCTTTGGAGCTCGATCCGCCTGAACAGCCGAAAGTGGACGGAGGAACGGCATGA
- a CDS encoding MarR family winged helix-turn-helix transcriptional regulator, which yields MSDKSLRNDPLDLFVVLSRSYNWVTAHSNRHIREHGLNPTEFGVLEVLFHKGPQPLQQIGEKILISSGNITYVVDKLEKKQLLIRKPCSEDRRVIFAELTEKGHQFLSEIFPPHQRAIEKAMEGLTPEEQRQAIELLKKLGRTAQATY from the coding sequence ATGTCTGACAAATCACTGCGAAATGATCCCCTCGATCTTTTTGTAGTTTTATCGAGGTCATACAACTGGGTTACCGCTCACTCCAATCGTCACATTCGCGAGCATGGACTTAATCCAACTGAATTCGGGGTACTAGAGGTATTATTTCATAAAGGTCCTCAACCATTGCAGCAAATTGGCGAAAAAATATTGATCTCCAGCGGAAACATCACATACGTTGTGGACAAACTCGAGAAGAAGCAACTGCTCATTCGCAAGCCCTGTTCGGAAGACCGCCGCGTCATTTTTGCGGAACTCACGGAAAAAGGGCATCAATTTTTGTCTGAAATCTTCCCTCCTCATCAACGTGCCATTGAGAAAGCGATGGAAGGTCTCACACCAGAAGAACAGCGTCAAGCAATCGAGCTGCTAAAAAAGCTGGGACGCACTGCTCAGGCTACTTATTAG
- a CDS encoding FMN-dependent NADH-azoreductase translates to MSKVLFIKANDRPVEQATSVKLYEAFTKAYRETHPNDEIVELDLFAENLPYYGNDMLTAMWKAGNGIELSADEQKRADLVNKYLNQFTEADKIVFAFPMWNFTVPAVLHSYMDYLSQAGKTFKYTAEGPVGLMGDKKVALLSARGGVYSEGPMAEIEMANKYVRTLLGFWGISNVSEVIVEGHNQFQDKAAELVAAGVEKAAKLAESF, encoded by the coding sequence ATGAGTAAAGTACTTTTTATCAAAGCAAACGATCGCCCAGTTGAGCAGGCTACCAGTGTAAAGCTGTACGAAGCTTTCACCAAAGCATACAGAGAAACACATCCAAACGACGAAATCGTTGAGCTGGATCTGTTTGCTGAAAACCTCCCTTATTACGGGAACGACATGCTGACTGCTATGTGGAAAGCAGGAAACGGCATCGAGCTGTCTGCTGATGAGCAAAAACGTGCCGACTTGGTTAACAAATACCTGAACCAGTTTACAGAAGCAGACAAAATCGTATTTGCTTTCCCTATGTGGAACTTCACTGTTCCTGCTGTTCTGCACTCCTATATGGATTACCTCTCCCAAGCAGGCAAAACATTCAAGTACACAGCTGAAGGTCCAGTTGGTCTGATGGGCGACAAAAAAGTAGCGCTGTTGAGCGCACGCGGTGGCGTTTATTCCGAAGGGCCTATGGCTGAAATCGAAATGGCAAACAAATACGTTCGCACGCTCCTCGGCTTCTGGGGCATCAGCAATGTATCGGAAGTGATTGTAGAAGGTCACAACCAATTCCAAGACAAAGCAGCTGAGCTTGTTGCAGCTGGTGTAGAAAAAGCAGCAAAACTGGCGGAATCCTTCTAA